From the genome of Cedecea lapagei, one region includes:
- a CDS encoding ABC transporter ATP-binding protein — translation MSYLEMAHLQISYGDKVVLKDINLAVNKGEMIALLGPSGCGKTTLLNALCGFIPVKQGRIVVAGNEITQSPPEQRNITMVFQSYALWPHLTVEQNIGYGLKLRKWRREAIQARVLELLQMVNLNGLAGAKITELSGGQRQRVALARALAIEPDVLVLDEPLSNLDAKVRLSVRHEIKQLQKKLGFTSVIVTHDQQEALVMADRIVVLNNGEIEQTGTPEEIYQQPATPFVADFMGADNRITAEEMNIFGLALLNDNKGQVVYFRSSDAALSSLNKDAPEHGLTLEGVVEQNAFIGQSYRYAIRCRKRLFHADSTDNLPLNSEVRLHVPGSALHIFNSSHTA, via the coding sequence ATGAGCTACCTGGAAATGGCGCACCTGCAAATTAGTTATGGCGATAAGGTGGTGCTAAAGGATATTAATCTGGCCGTAAACAAAGGCGAGATGATTGCGCTACTTGGCCCATCGGGCTGCGGGAAAACGACGTTATTAAATGCCTTGTGTGGATTTATTCCCGTCAAACAGGGCCGTATTGTTGTCGCTGGAAATGAAATAACCCAAAGCCCGCCGGAACAGCGCAATATCACCATGGTGTTTCAAAGCTATGCGCTGTGGCCGCATTTAACGGTAGAGCAAAATATTGGCTATGGCTTGAAACTGCGTAAATGGCGTCGGGAGGCTATTCAGGCCAGAGTGCTCGAGCTCTTGCAGATGGTGAATCTTAACGGCCTTGCTGGCGCGAAAATCACCGAGCTTTCCGGCGGGCAGCGGCAGCGCGTTGCGCTGGCGCGTGCGCTAGCCATTGAGCCCGATGTGCTGGTGCTTGATGAGCCGCTCTCGAACCTTGACGCTAAAGTTCGGCTGAGTGTCCGACATGAAATCAAACAGCTACAGAAAAAACTTGGTTTTACCTCGGTGATTGTAACCCACGATCAGCAGGAGGCGCTGGTAATGGCTGACCGTATCGTGGTGTTGAACAATGGCGAAATTGAGCAAACGGGCACGCCGGAAGAGATTTACCAGCAGCCTGCCACGCCTTTTGTCGCCGATTTTATGGGCGCTGATAACCGCATTACGGCAGAAGAAATGAATATCTTTGGCCTGGCCTTGCTAAATGATAACAAGGGACAGGTGGTTTATTTCAGAAGCTCAGATGCTGCACTCTCATCTTTAAATAAAGACGCTCCTGAGCATGGATTAACGCTGGAAGGGGTGGTTGAGCAAAATGCTTTTATTGGCCAGAGCTACCGCTATGCCATTCGCTGCCGGAAACGGCTTTT